One window of Hydractinia symbiolongicarpus strain clone_291-10 chromosome 3, HSymV2.1, whole genome shotgun sequence genomic DNA carries:
- the LOC130636230 gene encoding neprilysin-4-like isoform X1, with product MVSYVKFSQSRKARAYIIRAVFGFLILLLIAGVSVLVLLYGTKKNENTEKKVAPDHHCNNTLCEVRWHFLSALDKSVNPCDDFYQYACGGWLSKNPIPNGKSEISTISQLQERLFKIEKSILENKENATLDSEAKKNMFRLFESCMDVKGKNKLGTTPMANLIKKLGGFKKVTFDVSDASRTNALMQKVFKEASVSPLFEFTVGPDLKHSTNNIIKFGHPGSAFFEKEDFENKRYGFQNMYERFMLQLVSAFSDGLTVWDSNSIASDLFDFERSLNKILISSKTSNSYNVYPVYNLQISWMNIFFSDFLKSAFNDVDKKIKLDEKVLITNKNYFDQLDFLLSTTSYNTIHNYMLIKVVMHYLDALPDTIVQLFTKLIASIRGPETPPPQWQTCISVTDKHLGLALGAAFVKKAFSEKSHIEANKMVGDLRKAFKEILPSLTWLDSTTREAASEKIDAIVQQIGYPPYILNPKKLDEKYTGMMVNGSSYFDNILYLNRYEAMRTLKKLGEKVDQNTWLQTPATINAYYSPQSNHIAFPAAILQPPYFETDYPKAVNYGCIGSVIGHEMTHGFDNKGRLFDKYGNLRDKDNSWWTLSSILNFVDRSKCFINQYSAVEVAGDYINGQKTLGENIADNGGITIAYRAFKDWEKENGKQPLLQGVAESNDQLFFLSFAQFFCSAKTDKALQSQLKTDVHSPNMERVRETIQNTAEFAKAFNCPLGSRMNPFRKCKLW from the exons ATGGTATCTTACGTGAAGTTTAGCCAATCACGGAAAGCACGGGCCTATATCATTAGGGCCGTGTTTGGTTTCCTCATACTTCTCTTGATAGCAGGTGTGTCGGTGCTAGTTCTTCTTTACGGCACAAAGAAAAATGAGAACACTGAGAAGAAGGTGGCACCGGATCACCACTGCAACAACACACTATGTGAAGTGAGATGGCACTTCCTATCAGCTCTTGATAAATCTGTAAATCCATGTGATGACTTCTACCAATACGCATGTGGTGGATGGTTGTCAAAAAATCCAATCCCAAATGGAAAATCAGAAATTTCAACCATTTCACAACTTCAAGAAAGACTCTTCAAAATCGAGAAATCGATTTTAGAGAACAAGGAAAATGCAACATTAGACAGCGAGGCaaagaaaaatatgtttcgaTTATTTGAGAGTTGCATGGAtgtaaaaggaaaaaataaattgggCACAACACCAATGGCAAACCTAATAAAAAAGTTGGGTGGCTTTAAAAAAGTTACGTTTGACGTCTCTGATGCATCAAGAACAAACGCGTTAATGCAAAAGGTTTTTAAAGAAGCAAGCGTTTCTCCATTGTTCGAGTTTACTGTTGGTCCTGATCTAAAACATTCGACCAATAACATTATAAAA TTTGGACATCCAGGAAgtgcattttttgaaaaagaggATTTCGAAAACAAGCGATATGGATTTCAAAACATGTATGAACGCTTTATGCTACAACTGGTATCGGCATTTTCTGACGGATTGACTGTCTGGGACAGCAATAGCATCGCTTCTGATCTTTTCGATTTTGAAAGAAGTCTTAACAAG ATACTAATATCCAGCAAAACATCAAATTCATACAATGTATACCCAGTTTACAATCTTCAAATATCCTGGATGAAC attttttttagtgACTTCTTAAAATCTGCTTTTAATGACGTTGATAAGAAGATTAAATTAGATGAGAAAGTTcttataacaaataaaaattacttcGATCAATTAGACTTCTTATTGTCGACCACTTCCTACAA cacAATCCATAATTATATGCTGATAAAAGTTGTGATGCATTACTTGGATGCTTTACCCGATACCATTGTCCAGTTGTTTACCAAGCTGATAGCATCGATTAGAGGTCCTGAAACCCCTCCCCCTCAATGGCAAACATGCATATCAGTGACAGATAAGCATCTTGGATTAGCACTTGGAGCTGCGTTCGTTAAGAAAGCATTTTCTGAGAAAAGTCACATAGAG GCGAACAAAATGGTTGGTGATCTACGAAAAGCCTTTAAAGAGATTCTACCATCACTTACCTGGCTTGACAGTACAACAAGAGAAGCTGCTAGTGAGAAAATTGACGCAATTGTTCAACAAATCGGTTATCCTCCGTATATTTTGAATCCTAAAAAATTAGATGAAAAATACACTGGG ATGATGGTTAATGGTTCTAGTTATTTCGACAATATTTTATACTTGAATCGATATGAAGCCATGAGAACGTTAAAAAAGCTTGGAGAAAAAGTTGATCAAAATACCTGGCTTCAAACTCCAGCAACCATCAATGCATACTACAGCCCACAGAGTAACCATATAG CATTTCCTGCTGCTATTCTTCAACCACCATATTTTGAGACAGACTACCCGAAAGCAGTAAATTATGGTTGCATAGGGTCTGTTATTGGACATGAGATGACGCATGGCTTTGATAATAAAG GACGCTTATTTGATAAGTATGGTAACCTTCGTGATAAAGACAATTCATGGTGGACGTTGTcttctattttaaattttgtcgaCAGAAGTAAATGTTTCATTAATCAATATTCTGCTGTAGAAGTAGCAGGTGATTAT ATAAATGGACAAAAAACACTTGGAGAGAATATTGCTGATAATGGAGGTATCACAATCGCTTATAGA GCTTTTAAGGATTGGGAGAAAGAAAATGGGAAACAACCATTGCTACAAGGAGTTGCAGAATCCAATGAccaattgttttttctttcatttgcaCAG TTTTTCTGCTCAGCTAAAACAGATAAAGCACTTCAAAGCCAACTTAAAACTGATGTGCACAGTCCAAACATGGAAAG agTGCGTGAAACAATACAGAACACAGCAGAATTTGCGAAAGCATTTAATTGTCCACTTGGTAGTAGGATGAATCCCTTCAGAAAGTGCAAACTGTGGTAA
- the LOC130636230 gene encoding neprilysin-4-like isoform X2 yields MVSYVKFSQSRKARAYIIRAVFGFLILLLIAGVSVLVLLYGTKKNENTEKKVAPDHHCNNTLCEVRWHFLSALDKSVNPCDDFYQYACGGWLSKNPIPNGKSEISTISQLQERLFKIEKSILENKENATLDSEAKKNMFRLFESCMDVKGKNKLGTTPMANLIKKLGGFKKVTFDVSDASRTNALMQKVFKEASVSPLFEFTVGPDLKHSTNNIIKFGHPGSAFFEKEDFENKRYGFQNMYERFMLQLVSAFSDGLTVWDSNSIASDLFDFERSLNKILISSKTSNSYNVYPVYNLQISWMNIFFSDFLKSAFNDVDKKIKLDEKVLITNKNYFDQLDFLLSTTSYNTIHNYMLIKVVMHYLDALPDTIVQLFTKLIASIRGPETPPPQWQTCISVTDKHLGLALGAAFVKKAFSEKSHIEMMVNGSSYFDNILYLNRYEAMRTLKKLGEKVDQNTWLQTPATINAYYSPQSNHIAFPAAILQPPYFETDYPKAVNYGCIGSVIGHEMTHGFDNKGRLFDKYGNLRDKDNSWWTLSSILNFVDRSKCFINQYSAVEVAGDYINGQKTLGENIADNGGITIAYRAFKDWEKENGKQPLLQGVAESNDQLFFLSFAQFFCSAKTDKALQSQLKTDVHSPNMERVRETIQNTAEFAKAFNCPLGSRMNPFRKCKLW; encoded by the exons ATGGTATCTTACGTGAAGTTTAGCCAATCACGGAAAGCACGGGCCTATATCATTAGGGCCGTGTTTGGTTTCCTCATACTTCTCTTGATAGCAGGTGTGTCGGTGCTAGTTCTTCTTTACGGCACAAAGAAAAATGAGAACACTGAGAAGAAGGTGGCACCGGATCACCACTGCAACAACACACTATGTGAAGTGAGATGGCACTTCCTATCAGCTCTTGATAAATCTGTAAATCCATGTGATGACTTCTACCAATACGCATGTGGTGGATGGTTGTCAAAAAATCCAATCCCAAATGGAAAATCAGAAATTTCAACCATTTCACAACTTCAAGAAAGACTCTTCAAAATCGAGAAATCGATTTTAGAGAACAAGGAAAATGCAACATTAGACAGCGAGGCaaagaaaaatatgtttcgaTTATTTGAGAGTTGCATGGAtgtaaaaggaaaaaataaattgggCACAACACCAATGGCAAACCTAATAAAAAAGTTGGGTGGCTTTAAAAAAGTTACGTTTGACGTCTCTGATGCATCAAGAACAAACGCGTTAATGCAAAAGGTTTTTAAAGAAGCAAGCGTTTCTCCATTGTTCGAGTTTACTGTTGGTCCTGATCTAAAACATTCGACCAATAACATTATAAAA TTTGGACATCCAGGAAgtgcattttttgaaaaagaggATTTCGAAAACAAGCGATATGGATTTCAAAACATGTATGAACGCTTTATGCTACAACTGGTATCGGCATTTTCTGACGGATTGACTGTCTGGGACAGCAATAGCATCGCTTCTGATCTTTTCGATTTTGAAAGAAGTCTTAACAAG ATACTAATATCCAGCAAAACATCAAATTCATACAATGTATACCCAGTTTACAATCTTCAAATATCCTGGATGAAC attttttttagtgACTTCTTAAAATCTGCTTTTAATGACGTTGATAAGAAGATTAAATTAGATGAGAAAGTTcttataacaaataaaaattacttcGATCAATTAGACTTCTTATTGTCGACCACTTCCTACAA cacAATCCATAATTATATGCTGATAAAAGTTGTGATGCATTACTTGGATGCTTTACCCGATACCATTGTCCAGTTGTTTACCAAGCTGATAGCATCGATTAGAGGTCCTGAAACCCCTCCCCCTCAATGGCAAACATGCATATCAGTGACAGATAAGCATCTTGGATTAGCACTTGGAGCTGCGTTCGTTAAGAAAGCATTTTCTGAGAAAAGTCACATAGAG ATGATGGTTAATGGTTCTAGTTATTTCGACAATATTTTATACTTGAATCGATATGAAGCCATGAGAACGTTAAAAAAGCTTGGAGAAAAAGTTGATCAAAATACCTGGCTTCAAACTCCAGCAACCATCAATGCATACTACAGCCCACAGAGTAACCATATAG CATTTCCTGCTGCTATTCTTCAACCACCATATTTTGAGACAGACTACCCGAAAGCAGTAAATTATGGTTGCATAGGGTCTGTTATTGGACATGAGATGACGCATGGCTTTGATAATAAAG GACGCTTATTTGATAAGTATGGTAACCTTCGTGATAAAGACAATTCATGGTGGACGTTGTcttctattttaaattttgtcgaCAGAAGTAAATGTTTCATTAATCAATATTCTGCTGTAGAAGTAGCAGGTGATTAT ATAAATGGACAAAAAACACTTGGAGAGAATATTGCTGATAATGGAGGTATCACAATCGCTTATAGA GCTTTTAAGGATTGGGAGAAAGAAAATGGGAAACAACCATTGCTACAAGGAGTTGCAGAATCCAATGAccaattgttttttctttcatttgcaCAG TTTTTCTGCTCAGCTAAAACAGATAAAGCACTTCAAAGCCAACTTAAAACTGATGTGCACAGTCCAAACATGGAAAG agTGCGTGAAACAATACAGAACACAGCAGAATTTGCGAAAGCATTTAATTGTCCACTTGGTAGTAGGATGAATCCCTTCAGAAAGTGCAAACTGTGGTAA
- the LOC130636233 gene encoding antistasin-like — translation MKSWLLLTVGVVFTTSICCVDVKKCIFYPCPDITGCEEVYDGGCCDRCAKKKGEECGGHLLTRCQTGLVCSKGFGTVVGKCVCPPPCEGVTCPYSHIITNTLDKHGCRGCKCSTECPEVKCSPCRYGYLRDSNGCNRCVCRPKPCPKQTSPLCHQYCPYGNALDFFGCELCKCRTRKCQTMMYCNKYCPYGYHISDGCKTCYCRSKWSIKNAN, via the exons ATGAAAAGTTGGTTGTTGTTAACTGTCGGTGTTGTTTTCACCACTTCGATCTGCTGTGTCGATGTAAAGAAATGTATCTTTTATCCATGTCCTGATATAACCGGCTGTGAAG AGGTCTATGATGGAGGGTGTTGCGACAGGTGTGCAAAGAAGAAAGGGGAAGAATGTGGAGGTCATTTGTTAACGAGATGTCAGACTGGATTGGTTTGTTCGAAAGGTTTTGGAACAGTTGTCGGAAAATGCG TGTGTCCACCACCATGCGAGGGTGTCACTTGTCCATACAGTCATATAATTACAAACACTCTGGACAAACATGGATGTCGTGGATGTAAATGCAGCACAG AGTGTCCGGAAGTAAAATGTTCTCCTTGTCGATATGGCTACCTTCGTGACAGTAATGGATGCAACAGATGTGTTTGTCGACCCAAAC CATGTCCAAAACAAACGTCGCCATTATGCCACCAGTATTGTCCTTATGGTAACGCCCTCGACTTTTTTGGCTGCGAGCTGTGTAAATGCAGGACCCGAA AATGTCAGACAATGATGTATTGTAACAAGTATTGTCCGTATGGTTATCATATCAGCGATGGATGCAAGACGTGCTACTGTAGATCGAAAT GGTCCATCAAAAACGCCAACTAG
- the LOC130636231 gene encoding uncharacterized protein LOC130636231 has protein sequence MYFLLLKDNLCPPSTDTKRKKIIETFKTIGFDIEIQTTLKRVDFLDITLDLDSETFKPYKKPNDQLQYVHILSNHPKNILKQLPISINDRLVKNSSNEQVFDQAKPEYEEALRKSGYKNLNLSFNKKEPNRIGRNRKRNVIWFNPPFNKNVVNDVGRSFLKLIKKHFTKENNLQKVFNKNNVKVSYSCTENVKSIINSHNKKVSSKQIIDTPTCNCRVKRTCPLQGNCRVQSVIYKCEVTAQNQPKKAYIGLTEKEFKERYGGHKLSFNNKKYMNSTTLSTYIWQLKDQNITPELNWSIVKRVRSYSNKSKSCPLCLQEKLEILSYENKDELLNKRSEIVSKCRHMNKYLLANYKSKD, from the exons ATGTACTTTTTATTGTTGAAAGATAATTTGTGCCCACC ATCAACAGACACCAAACGTAAAAAAATAATCGAAACCTTCAAAACGATCGGATTCGACATCGAGATTCAAACTACCCTAAAAAGAGTAGACTTCCTCGACATTACACTTGATTTAGATTCAGAAACTTTCAAACCCTACAAAAAGCCAAACGATCAGCTCCAATACGTCCACATTTTATCTAAccatccaaaaaatattttgaaacaacTACCAATATCAATCAACGATAGGCTTGTCAAAAATTCGTCAAACGAACAAGTTTTTGACCAAGCCAAACCGGAATACGAAGAAGCCCTCCGAAAAAGCGGATACAAAAACCTGAACTTGTCCTTCAATAAAAAGGAACCCAATCGGATAGGCAGAAATAGGAAACGAAACGTGATATGGTTTAACCCACCCttcaataaaaatgttgttaacgACGTCGGGAGATCCTTTCTGAAACTAATTAAGAAGCActttacaaaagaaaacaaccttcaaaaagttttcaataagAATAACGTTAAAGTCAGCTACAGTTGTACAGAAAACGTCAAGTCCATCATTAATTcacataataaaaaagtttcttcAAAACAAATAATCGATACACCAACATGCAATTGCAGAGTTAAAAGAACGTGCCCTCTACAAGGAAATTGCAGAGTTCAGTCTGTCATCTACAAATGCGAAGTCACCGCTCAAAACCAACCAAAAAAGGCCTACATCGGGTTAACTGAGAAAGAGTTCAAAGAACGCTACGGTGGGCACAAATTATCTTTCAACAATAAAAAGTACATGAACAGTACCACGCTGTCCACTTACATCTGGCAGTTAAAGGACCAAAATATCACGCCGGAGTTAAACTGGTCGATCGTAAAACGTGTGAGAAGTTATTCGAACAAAAGCAAATCGTGTCCACTTTGTCTGCAAGAGAAATTGGAAATCCTTAGTTACGAAAATAAAGacgaacttttaaacaaaaggtCGGAGATCGTTTCAAAATGCCGCCACATGAACAAATATCTATTGGCCAATTATAAGTCAAAAGACTGA
- the LOC130636234 gene encoding cannabinoid receptor 2-like: MDCKTPLYDLPSNVWKYAFGVLFGVISVFGTVENFLVLFTLYKFKPLHRMSNRILSSLATSDFLASSILAPVFVAQLLKEELSTHCRLEMLRRFLSTFFIGASVFTLGLISYDRYLHLTKLQDYNMTIRKSNIFIFFCWFIPFLIPFLKVVGETESLYYAAVIILLVISLTVMSGCYILIIWALHKHGKLQTDKIMTKKSKGRRLRAGRTVVIILSCFMLMVLPVNVHLMTSILDKNKPRSEVAVGYIIQMALCLLNSVVNPIIYYFRTPNLKLCLKKLVGIAPRDNTWEEGSQIHYKSTKIRATTEL, encoded by the coding sequence aTGGATTGTAAAACACCCCTGTATGACTTACCATCAAATGTTTGGAAATATGCATTCGGAGTTTTGTTTGGAGTGATTTCTGTTTTTGGAACGGTGGAAAATTTCTTGGTGTTATTTACATTGTACAAATTTAAACCCTTGCATCGAATGTCAAATAGAATTTTGTCTTCTTTAGCCACATCTGATTTCCTGGCTTCATCCATTCTTGCACCAGTGTTTGTGGCACAGCTTTTAAAAGAAGAACTATCAACACACTGTAGACTGGAGATGCTTCGGCGTtttttgtcaacattttttATAGGTGCATCCGTGTTCACACTTGGATTGATAAGCTACGATAGATACTTACATCTGACAAAGTTACAAGACTACAACATGACTATTCGGAaaagtaacatttttattttcttctgttgGTTCATAccttttttaataccttttttaaaGGTAGTAGGTGAGACAGAAAGTTTATATTATGCAGCTGTCATCATCTTGCTTGTCATCTCTCTTACTGTTATGAGCGGTTGTTATATTTTGATCATATGGGCGCTGCATAAACATGGTAAACTACAGACTGATAAAATAATGACCAAAAAATCAAAAGGAAGACGGTTACGAGCTGGCAGAACTGTTGTAATTATTTTAAGTTGTTTCATGTTGATGGTTTTACCTGTCAATGTCCACTTGATGACATCTATCTTGGATAAAAACAAACCAAGAAGTGAAGTGGCAGTGGGATATATCATTCAAATGGCTTTGTGTTTGTTGAATAGCGTTGTTAATCCTATTATATACTACTTTAGAACGCCAAACTTGAAGTTGTGTTTAAAGAAGTTAGTTGGAATAGCACCGCGTGATAACACTTGGGAAGAAGGAAGCCAAATACATTATAAATCTACAAAAATTCGAGCAACAACAGAATTATAA
- the LOC130636235 gene encoding tyramine receptor Ser-2-like, with amino-acid sequence MADNATKVIQCPIRQNKILTSSQARIHLVVATAITIACVVVVIIVNMLFIVATKINKSIRRSVNNLYVLLSVSDLLLGLTFLPINAVLLPGYYNATLNCNVLQLRSVSSHIFATTSISAIACITAEIYLAVHQPLNHAARIRKNRMCRILVSIWIVCISFAMIANYGYDKLYEAYKLSAAFYGVAVLALMIFCQVKIEMYLRSHQTVSNCRNKKATRIVRLTLIAYLFCYLPTGVNHFYSGTVGDTAFTETFIDPWCYFLIVFNAVLDTFIYGFRSKNVRKVINRPFST; translated from the coding sequence ATGGCGGATAATGCTACGAAAGTGATCCAATGTCCAATTAGGCAAAATAAGATTCTTACGTCATCGCAAGCAAGAATTCATCTCGTTGTTGCCACTGCGATCACAATAGCATGTgtagttgttgttattattgtcaaCATGTTGTTTATCGTGGCTactaagataaacaagtcaatcCGACGCTCAGTAAACAACCTGTATGTACTTTTATCGGTTTCAGATTTACTTCTCGGCTTAACATTTCTTCCGATCAATGCAGTGCTTCTGCCAGGGTATTACAATGCAACATTGAATTGCAATGTACTGCAACTAAGATCAGTGTCATCTCATATATTTGCTACAACATCCATTTCAGCGATTGCTTGCATAACTGCAGAAATATACCTAGCTGTACACCAACCTTTAAATCATGCTGCCAGGATCAGAAAAAACAGAATGTGTCGTATCCTAGTTTCCATATGGATTGTATGTATCTCATTCGCAATGATAGCAAACTATGGTTATGATAAGTTGTATGAAGCTTATAAACTTTCTGCAGCTTTTTATGGAGTCGCTGTGTTAGCTCTGATGATCTTTTGTCAAGTGAAGATAGAAATGTACCTTCGGAGTCATCAAACTGTGTCAAACTGTCGCAACAAGAAAGCAACAAGAATTGTCAGACTTACCTTGATAGCTTATCTTTTCTGTTACTTGCCAACGGGTGTAAATCATTTTTATTCTGGCACGGTGGGTGATACAGCTTTCACTGAAACGTTTATCGATCCATGGTGTTATTTTTTGATCGTATTTAACGCTGTGCTAGATACGTTTATTTACGGATTTCGTTCAAAGAATGTAAGGAAGGTAATAAACAGACCATTTTCAACGTAA
- the LOC130636237 gene encoding DNA polymerase delta subunit 3-like, with protein sequence MDQEDQMVLENIDEYVNDQNRVVTYKWLSLTLSIHVNKSKSLLEEYANSSKVPLNIVYFVGGRKDIGLCKGVEYTLSRSVSLQDVKNEFSELLCCHVYSIQKAEIKDPEVLYSVDVDITKENLSHINKFSSIECQQPIKTNKQNKQVNKVVNNTQSEVKHETKKEIKKESPPLSFFNKKPAGEKLGTRNEPKQTEVKTKNTKTDKANIASSFLKAKPKEDVKKDGANVTTKREIDEVQTKEADSEDEKKKKKQDREENKKVEEQNPKNVEKSKKRKCVIDESESDEDFENFVNQTKDPKLPGDDQKKEKKKNSLAQENEDVDVDVVAPTPEPVEKRKTKRRRKEAIEEKEAKEESVTKGMNKSPSPVDVEQNGAKNEKRRKRRKVLKSKQFVNEEGFMVTQKGWESESYSEESDNEQRNNNFPVKKNNETKKAEQVLETKTKAHLRKPKHQSSMKNFFKKK encoded by the exons ATGGATCAAGAAGATCAAATGGTTTTAGAAAATATAGATGAATATGTTAATGATCAAAATAGAGTG gtgACATATAAATGGCTTAGTTTAACATTGTCAATTCATGTCAATAAATCCAAGAg CTTACTGGAAGAATATGCAAACTCTTCAAAAGTTCCTTTAAATATTGTATACTTTGTGGGTGGACGGAAAGACATTGGATTATGCAAG gGTGTTGAATATACACTTTCACGTTCTGTTTCATTACAAG ATGTTAAAAATGAATTCAGTGAACTTTTATGTTGTCATGTATACAGCATACAGAAAGCAGAGATTAAA GATCCTGAAGTTTTATATTCGGTTGATGTGGACATCACGAAAGAAAATTTATCTCATATCAACAAGTTTAGTTCGATTGAATGTCAACAACcgattaaaacaaacaaacaaaacaagcaaGTAAACAAGGTTGTAAATAACACGCAAAGTGAAGTTAAACATGAAACAAAAAAGGAGATTAAAAAAGAATCTCCACCGTTGTCGTTTTTTAACAAGAAACCTGCTG GAGAGAAGTTAGGCACTAGAAATGAACCCAAACAAACCGaagtaaaaacgaaaaatacaaaaacagacAAAGCAAATATTGCAAGCTCTTTCTTAAAAGCCAAACCGAAAGAAGATGTTAAAAAAGATGGCGCAAATGTGACTACCAAGAGGGAAATCGATGAAGTTCAAACAAAAGAAGCTGATTCGGAAGacgagaagaagaaaaaaaagcaagatagggaagaaaataaaaaagtagaagaacaaaatccaaaaaatgttgaaaaatccaaaaaacg aaAATGTGTTATCGATGAAAGTGAATCAGATGAG GActttgaaaattttgtaaatCAAACGAAAGATCCAAAACTTCCTGG TGATGaccaaaagaaagaaaaaaagaagaatagcCTTGCACAAGAAAATGAAGATGTTGATGTTGATG TTGTAGCTCCAACGCCCGAGCcagttgaaaaaagaaaaacaaagcggAGAAGAAAGGAAGCTATTGAAGAAAAAGAAGCAAAGGAGGAGAGCGTTACCA AAGGAATGAACAAATCGCCCTCCCCCGTCGATGTTGAACAAAATGGAGCCAAGAATGAGAAGAGAAGAAAACGGCGAAaggttttaaaatcaaaacagtttgttAATGAAGAAGGATTTATGG TGACACAAAAGGGATGGGAAAGCGAGTCTTACTCTGAAGAGAGCGATAACGAGCAACGGAACAATAATTTTCCTGTGAAGAAGAACAACGAAACGAAAAAAGCTGAACAAGTTCTTGAAACCAAAACTAAAGCACATTTGAGAAAGCCGAAACATCAATCATCCATGAAAAATTTCTTTAAGAAGAAGTAA